A segment of the Solanum lycopersicum chromosome 9, SLM_r2.1 genome:
CTATGATGAAAACGTCAACATTTgcctagtttttttttcttctaatgttgcaatttatgttttcttttttcttcttttactttttattataaattaccAACTTTTTATGtgaactatttatttttattttaattaattattatcttGAATATATGATTACAGTAAACCCTCTTCCataaaaccctaaaaccctagaAGGTGCTTCTTGGGATCTTCTAGGCCCTTCTTCACTAAATTAAATACCTTTGAAGCTTCTTCTTCATCCCCACTTCTCTCTTTGTACTTCAAAATCCCTTTCCACTTTCACTTTCAGCAGCATTTCTCAGCTTCAAAATGTATCGTTTTGCAGCAAATCTTGCTTCTAAAGCCaggtatttttcatattatgtgacttgctttttttttttttttggtgttttaTGTGTTGGAAGAGTGAAAGATTTGATTTTGACAAATACCCATTTATTTGTTTGTACAGTGTTGCAAGAACCAGTTCCCAAAAGGTGTGTTTtgtatgtttgtttttttatgtataGATTAAAGATGTGGTATGTTTTGGATTGTTGTTTTAAATGGGGTTGTTGTAGATTGGTGGGAGGTTGAATTGGAGTAGAAACTATGCTGCAAAGGATATCAGATTTGGAGTTGAAGCTAGAGCTTTGATGCTTCAAGGTGTTGAGCAGCTTGCTGATGCTGTTAAAGTCACTATGGGTCCAAAGGTGAAATGCTTTATCAACCCCATTTGTGGATATACTCTGTTTGCTCTGTTGAATTGTATGTGGCATTATTGCTATTTGGGGTTGTGTAGTTTGTTTCGTATGTTGTTCTTATAGATAAATATGGTTAGTTATAACTTGTTACCTAGCATTTTTGTTGAAGGCGCCCTTGAAGCCCATGAGTGAGGCTCAAAACACATTGAGCACTTCTCGTTGGATAATGTGTGCTTTAATGTCGTCGTCCATACTCATTAAGATTTTTTTCGTTAGCAAGCTGTATTTTTTGTGCATTTTgcttttgataatatttttacctTGTTTCCAAATATGTGAAGTCaattgtgtgttgtccaaaaatTCAATTGTTTGAACCTTGGAGGGGTTACTTGTTACTCAAGATTGTAGCAGAATTCATTACCCatggaaaaaaaacaaaagatagTAGTGAAACTCATGCTACGAATCTGAATTTTGGTGAAAGAATCTTGTTTTTAGCAAATTATAGACATCTATTTTCCTATTCGTGTACATTGAATATTATGTTGATCTGATGGGgcttttctctttcatttgacTTGTTCATTTGTTGGATCTAATGGTTCAAGTTCATACAAAAATTGCAAAATTATCGCATACGCACATGCTTAATCTTTTGGAAATTGATAACATGAATTCAGTTATGTAGACATGTAAATGGGTTCCATCAAACATTAAATTATTGCCATTTTCAGATGCTCACATGCTTCTTATTGTGTTCTGGGAAGTACTCGTTAGGATTTGGGGCATATGCAACTTAAATGACATTTAGAGGAACTCCTCTGTTTTGGTCCCTACTAAGAAGAATTTGTTGTCccagctgaaaattatgtctAACTGTCTATAAGCTTCTTTCTCTGGTTGGCCAAACTTCCTACATTTTGGGACAACTCGTTCTGTTGAAGCAAAAGTGAAATAGTTGCTTTTTTTCCTCATTGCTCCTTGCTTCTGCTGTTTGAGCTTGGAGAACACTAAGGCAGCAATACTTTCTCTGCCGACATACTTGTTGGAGATGagaattattattcattacgTTTGTCTCCTATGTTCTGGTGGTAACAGATTCATCATCAACGGTGACAAATGATACTAGATGCCTATTTTGTAGGGGCGTAATGTGGTGATTGAACAAAGTTGGGGTGCACCCAAAGTGACAAAAGATGGCGTGACTGTTGCAAAAAGTATTGAATTCAAGGACAAGATACAAAATGTTGGTGCTAGCCTTGTAAAACAAGTCGCCAATGCAACAAATGATGTTGCTGGTGATGGTAAGTCTTTAGGCGTCCAGTATTGCCTCCAGTGCTGGAGTTTGATGTCTCTTTCTTTGTTGGACTGAATTTATGAATTTCCAGCCTAATATAATTGGTGATTCTGtctcttctctattttttcagGTACCACTTGTGCAACAGTTCTCACCCGAGCAATATTTGCTGAAGGATGCAAGTCAGTGGCAGCTGGTATGAATGCAATGGACCTTAGACGGGGTATTACCATGGCTGTAGATTCTGTTGTGACAAACCTGAAAAGCAGAGCACGGATGATCAGTACATCTGAGGAAATTGCACAGGTATCTTTGCAAGTTTTTGAACTTGCACATTAAAAATACTGCTTTTCTGGTACATACAATTCTCTATCTTTTGCAGGCAACCTCCTCCCTCCCTAGAAGCCTCTAAGCCTGACCCCTCCCAACCTAacgccaaaaaaaaaaagagaaagaaaagaaaataaacagtGAAAAGGAACTCATAGGGAAGCAGTACTACTAGTAGAAGGAGAAAAAGGCAGAAGTAAAAGATTTCCCGTGAAAGTAGATTTAATAATGCACTGAAGAGTTCTGTGTAACTTCTTCTTTGCTTAAGTGATACTCTTCTTCTTCCCATAAGATTTTGATATTGTAACTATTGATAGGTTGGGACTATCTCTGCAAACGGAGAAAGAGTAATTGGCGACCTCATTGCAAGGGCAATGGAGAAAGTAGGCAAGGAGGGAGTCATCACTATTCAAGTAAGTAATCGTATTGTCTATCTATTTATGCATTCTCTGTATGCATCTTTTGGTCACTGTGGTCCTTACTTATCTCTGTGAGCTTCAAAATGAAGCTTCTGATTTCAATATGCTCTTGGGATGTGGGTGGAGCTGGAGTAGAAGATATATTTGCCGAGTTTAACTAATTGATACCTGATGAATATTAGTGTTATATGGGAGAATTTGGGCTAGAAATCAAGCATATAGGATTTTGATAAGTTATTTGTTGCCCAGTTATGAGAAACATCTTTTCATAGTCCAATTTGTATCTATTTGTTATACACTTCGGCTAATTTGTGGGAGACTTGTTACTTTAATGATGTGTAGCTAACTCATTTCTACTATCACACAGGACGGGAAGACATTGCTCAATGAGTTGGATGTTGTTGAAGGGATGAAGTTGGATAGAGGTTACATATCACCATACTTCATCACAAATCAGAAGAATCAGAAATGTGTATGTTTTTGGCTTGCTAATCTTAGTTAAGCTCACATGAGTTTGCTCGCTGTGCCAACATTCTTTACATATTTTGCACCATTCTCTTGTTTAAAATTCACTATTCTCCTGATGTCTGGCAGGAACTGGATAACCCACTAATTCTGATTCATGAGAAAAAGATCTCAAGCATTAATGCTGTTGTGAAAGCATTGGAGTTAGCTCTGAAGGTGATCCTCTTACTGAGATTATCAGTTTGGTGTCTATGAGATTGATCATGTTGCTGTCTATCTTACTCTTGCAGTCTTATTTCATCTATGCAGAGACAAAGGCCCCTCTTAATTGTGGCTGAAGATGTGGACAATGAAGCACTCGCCACTCTTATTTTGAACAAACTCCGTGCTGGAATCAAGGTATACTGATGAGTGATCGGTATTTCCTGTTCTGTGGTTCGACTTTTCCTCAGTCTGGTGATTATGTATTGTCTGTAAATGTCTACAGGTTTGTGCCATCAAAGCACCAGGCTTTGGTGAAAACAGGAAAGCTTATTTGCAAGATCTTGCTATTTTAACTGGAGGCCAAGTGAGAACTGTTGAACTGTGCTAATGTATGAGATAGTTGATATTTGTCTTAATGATACCTAACCAACGTGTATTACTGCTTGTTTGGTAGGTCATAACAGAAGAGCTTGGACTGAACATTGAAAATTTGGAGTTCGAGATGCTGGGAACAAGTAAAGAGGTATTTTTGCTGCGTGATTTGGCTGTAGTTGTTTCTTTTActatgtatgttttcttttgaatatatataagtGCATGAAAAATTGTGCATAATGTGATACATGTTTGGTATTTCTAGTGAGTTATACGCTGGGTAGGGGGGGTCGACTTTATATATGTGTCTCCTACTGTTTTACTCATGCTTTCCTTTCCCTAGGCAACTATCTCTAAGGATGATACTGTCATTCTTGATGGTGCTGGTGAGAAGAAGTCCATCGAGGAACGATGCGAACTGGTTCGTTTTGCTTACTTTTTCACCAATATCAGTAAAAGCACTGTACTTCTGCATGAGGTTGAGCATATACTCGTGCTCTTTGTATTTGCAGATTAGATCAACCATTGAACAGAGCACATCTGACTATGACAAGGAGAAGTTGCAGGAAAGACTAGCTAAGCTTTCAGGGGGTGTTGCTGTGTTAAAGGTATGCCTCTGTTAGCAACCTGTGTAAATTAAGTTTCTAAAGAAGAATTCAAACTTTTTTATTAGAGGGAAATAGTTGCAACTGTTAATTCAGACTCGTTATTATAACATGCCATCACAGAATGTGTATTAATTTTCAGATTGGAGGAGCCAGTGAAGCTGAGGTTGGTGAAAAGAAAGATAGAGTAACTGATGCTTTGAACGCCACAAAGGCTGCAGTGGAGGAAGGAATTGTTCCAGGTTTAATACATGTCCGTGAGTTTGTAGCAAAATGGGAAGATCCAATAGTCCGAGATTATTGATCCTCTTTTGTCTTGCAGGTGGTGGTGTTGCTCTTCTTTATGCAGCAAGAGAATTGGATAATTTGACAACAGCCAACTTTGACCAGAAGATTGGTGTACAAATTATTCAGAATGCTCTGAAGGTTTGCTATGCTCCCTTCTAACCCTGCTAATTAGCTTCTTAGTAATAAAGTAGTTTCACTCCGAGTACTATCTTGTGTTGTGAATGACTTGTGACTTGGTTGAACTTTGTGTTTGCAGACGCCAGTACATACAATAGCCTCTAACGCAGGAGTAGAGGGTGCTGTCGTGGTTGGCAAATTGTTGGATCAGGACAACCTTGATCTTGGATATGATGCGGCCAAGGGTGAATATGTAGATATGATAAAGGCAGGAATCATCGATCCAGTGAAAGTGATCAGGACAGCTTTGGTCGATGCTGCCAGGTTAGCATATAACCCCCTTCCTATTTTCTTGTTCTTCCATCGTTAAGACTTGAGACATTGGCCTCACATTCTTGCCAACGTAACGCCCCTTGTGTTCTATGCAGTGTCTCGTCTCTTTTGACCACAACTGAAGCAGTTGTTGTCGAGCTTCCTAAGGACGAGAAGGAATCTCCTGCAATGGGTGGCGGTATGGGTGGTGGTATGGGTGGCATGGACTTCTGATTGAAAAGCCAAAAACAGTAATTGCAGCTGCTTGACACATTTGGTTTATAGAacaaagcaaaaaaataaatttagatttatttcctattttgatgaatcttttTACGATAGAAAACGCGCCTATTGTATCAATAGCAAGAGAGACAAGACCATTGtgaattcatgtttttgtaGGTTCAAAATTTGTAGTCTTCATTTGAATACGCAGCTTAAATATAGGTCCATTTCAGTGTTCCTTTCTGGTTTTACTATTATATTGAGGTGTGATGAATTCATTTATACTTGTTCTACTGTTCTTTTTTCGAAACTTTTTGACTATGGAGATTGAATCTCTCCAAGCAACGTTTTTCAGTAGCAAGCTATGGTTAAACTTTTTCCGCAGTTGAAATCGACAAATGAAACAATTAGACTCAATAGGTGCACCCCTGACCAAAATTTAGGAGCATCAGATTAAGGTGTCCAAATACAAGAGTGGTTGATTATAAATTGGACCCTATTATTGTTGAAGAATTCTGAATATTCCTAATATATTGTATATGAACATTTTTGAACGATAGCTTA
Coding sequences within it:
- the LOC101250927 gene encoding chaperonin CPN60-2, mitochondrial, which produces MYRFAANLASKASVARTSSQKIGGRLNWSRNYAAKDIRFGVEARALMLQGVEQLADAVKVTMGPKGRNVVIEQSWGAPKVTKDGVTVAKSIEFKDKIQNVGASLVKQVANATNDVAGDGTTCATVLTRAIFAEGCKSVAAGMNAMDLRRGITMAVDSVVTNLKSRARMISTSEEIAQVGTISANGERVIGDLIARAMEKVGKEGVITIQDGKTLLNELDVVEGMKLDRGYISPYFITNQKNQKCELDNPLILIHEKKISSINAVVKALELALKRQRPLLIVAEDVDNEALATLILNKLRAGIKVCAIKAPGFGENRKAYLQDLAILTGGQVITEELGLNIENLEFEMLGTSKEATISKDDTVILDGAGEKKSIEERCELIRSTIEQSTSDYDKEKLQERLAKLSGGVAVLKIGGASEAEVGEKKDRVTDALNATKAAVEEGIVPGGGVALLYAARELDNLTTANFDQKIGVQIIQNALKTPVHTIASNAGVEGAVVVGKLLDQDNLDLGYDAAKGEYVDMIKAGIIDPVKVIRTALVDAASVSSLLTTTEAVVVELPKDEKESPAMGGGMGGGMGGMDF